One genomic segment of Arachis duranensis cultivar V14167 chromosome 4, aradu.V14167.gnm2.J7QH, whole genome shotgun sequence includes these proteins:
- the LOC107484875 gene encoding uncharacterized protein LOC107484875: MEHDRAKGKHKNAEQKEDNDEHSSETKQTTPKTTMTIVKRTNPFTKSVMNFKMPENLTLPSTLKPYQGIGDPNVHVTKFYTMMFMNKESDPILCRTFPTFLDGAALIWFSNLPESSISSFDELADQFINHFAASKIYVHNSDYLSTIKQGPNESLKDYMTRFAEATNEIPNVNPEVHLHALKSGLRPGKFQESIVIAMPKTLAEFREKATTQIEVEKFRALRRAEKPTPNREEDRRSRHPISRTDQRPFRLTPKFDTYTPFNTKRENIVKDILHSKLIKPPSRAGTYQDQRHVDKSKYCAFHQKYGHTTDDCVIAKDVLKKLARQGLLDKYIDTRSRRKNTEDLNHQQKTIDDPRDKGRKVDNDNNLPHRIINCISGGFAGGGCTNSARKRSYRAMMTMTESTIPRPTNSDKPGISFNPEDYKAADRNLDDPVVITAQVGEPLVKKILMDPGSSADVLFYSTFQKMNLSDKLLQPSSGELVGFSGERVSIRGYIWLKTTFGDYPNSKTLEIQYLVVDCKSPYNIILGRPSLNAFKAVVSTVYLCVKFISQDNKVVTIHRDQKEASQCYNASLKNEQPKHLDQQYVQAVYNSDQLPPLAVLDPRTNN; this comes from the coding sequence ATGGAGCACGATCGTGCAAAGGGCAAACACAAAAATGCCGAACAGAAGGAGGACAATGACGAGCACTCCTCCGAAACCAAGCAAACCACTCCCAAAACAACAATGACCATAGTCAAAAGAACCAACCCCTTCACAAAATCAGTTATGAATTTCAAAATGCCCGAGAACCTCACCCTACCATCAACCCTAAAACCTTACCAGGGAATAGGAGACCCAAATGTCCATGTAACCAAATTTTATACCATGATGTTCATGAATAAAGAATCCGACCCCATCCTATGCCGAACCTTTCCAACCTTCTTAGACGGAGCCGCACTCATCTGGTTTTCCAACTTACCTGAAAGCTCCATTTCAAGTTTTGACGAGTTAGCCGACCAGTTCATCAACCACTTCGCTGCCTCAAAAATCTATGTCCACAACTCAGACTACCTGAGCACAATCAAACAGGGACCAAATGAAAGCCTGAAGGACTACATGACCAGATTCGCGGAAGCAACTAATGAGATACCCAACGTGAATCCCGAAGTCCATCTCCACGCTCTCAAGAGTGGCCTCCGTCCTGGGAAATTCCAAGAGTCCATCGTCATAGCAATGCCCAAAACCCTGGCCGAGTTCCGAGAAAAGGCAACAACCCAAATCGAGGTGGAAAAATTCCGAGCACTCAGGAGGGCGGAAAAACCCACCCCAAACAGAGAAGAAGACAGACGAAGCAGGCATCCAATCAGCAGGACAGACCAAAGGCCGTTCAGACTAACACCTAAGTTTGACACATACACTCCTTTTAacacaaaaagagaaaacataGTAAAAGATATACTACACTCTAAACTCATCAAACCCCCAAGCAGAGCCGGTACCTACCAGGACCAGAGGCACGTGGACAAATCCAAATACTGTGCTTTCCATCAAAAGTACGGCCATACAACAGACGATTGCGTGATAGCAAAAGACGTACTCAAAAAATTAGCACGCCAAGGATTGCTAGACAAATACATCGACACACGAAGTCGAAGGAAAAACACTGAAGACCTCAACCACCAACAAAAAACGATCGACGACCCCCGAGACAAGGGGCGAAAGGTAGACAATGACAACAATCTACCCCACcgaataataaattgtatttctGGTGGTTTTGCAGGTGGAGGATGCACGAACTCGGCACGAAAAAGGTCATACCGAGCCATGATGACCATGACAGAATCAACAATACCTCGGCCAACTAACTCGGACAAGCCTGGAATATCATTCAACCCCGAGGATTACAAGGCTGCTGACCGAAACCTAGACGACCCCGTAGTCATCACCGCACAAGTCGGAGAGCCCCTGGTAAAAAAGATCCTCATGGATCCGGGGAGCAGCGCCGACGTATTGTTCTACTCAACGTTCCAAAAGATGAACCTCAGTGACAAACTCCTGCAACCGTCATCCGGAGAATTGGTGGGTTTCTCAGGTGAGCGGGTCTCTATCCGAGGTTACATTTGGTTAAAAACTACTTTTGGGGATTATCCCAACAGCAAAACTTTAGAAATACAATACTTGGTAGTGGATTGCAAAAGTCCCTATAACATTATTTTAGGCAGACCATCGTTGAACGCATTCAAGGCTGTTGTTTCCACTGTATATTTGTGTGTCAAGTTTATTTCACAGGACAACAAAGTAGTGACAATCCATAGAGACCAGAAGGAGGCCAGCCAATGCTATAACGCCAGTTTAAAAAACGAACAACCAAAACACCTCGACCAGCAATACGTCCAAGCAGTGTATAACTCGGATCAGTTACCTCCTCTGGCAGTCTTAGACCCAAGAACAAATAACTAG
- the LOC107484891 gene encoding 60S ribosomal protein L2, mitochondrial → MAVSLWRARLASSLVANLTNSLRRFSSETNAHNAREAMMNQMMYSDINSRIGSCMPLSSMRIGTIIHNIELNPGQGGKLVRAAGTCAKILKEPTSKYCLIQLPTGVKKMIDSRCRATVGTVSNPSHGDKKLRKAGQSRWLGRRPVVRGVAMNPVDHPHGGGEGKSKSSGRWGKGSRTPWGKPTKSGFKTGPLKRRK, encoded by the exons ATGGCTGTCTCACTATGGAGAGCTCGCTTAGCTTCCTCTCTTGTCGCCAATCTCACCAACTCTCTTCGCCGTTTCTCTTCCG AAACAAATGCTCATAATGCTCGAGAGGCCATGATGAATCAGATGATGTATTCCGATATAAATTCTCGAATTGGGAGTTGTATGCCATTATCTTCTATGCGAATTGGAACTATCATTCACAATATTGAATTGAACCCGGGGCAAGGTGGCAAGCTGGTTAGAGCTGCTGGAACTTGTGCAAAAATCCTGAAAGAACCCACATCAAAATACTGTCTTATCCAGCTCCCCACGGGTGTTAAAAAAATGATTGATTCTCGTTGCAGGGCCACCGTTGGTACTGTCTCAAATCCAAGCCACGGAGATAAGAAGCTTAGGAAGGCTGGACAAAGCCGGTGGCTTGGCCGTAGACCAGTTGTTCGAGGAGTGGCCATGAATCCAGTAGACCATCCTCATGGTGGAGGAGAGGGTAAGAGCAAGAGTAGTGGTCGGTGGGGAAAAGGATCTCGAACTCCTTGGGGTAAGCCGACTAAGAGTGGATTCAAGACCGGGCCCCTGAAACGAAGGAAGTAG